tgtggcactaataaactttttaaactcaGGGTAATCCATTAGGAAATAGCAGAAGCTTTAATCACAATCCTTATGCACTTCTGGATATGGAATTTGTTGCTGAAGACTTGGAAGTTCCCAACATAATATCTCTGttcaagaaggaaagagataaagCAGATAACTACATCCCGTCAGCCTAACATTGGTAGATGGTCAGTTTCTAGCAGTCATGGAAAAACATGGACTAATTAAGGACAACCAGCATAGATTTGTAAAAGGCAACTAGTGTTTAGCAAATATAGTAGAGTTCTTTGACAAAGTAACAGATTGTCGTGATAAAGAACACTTATGGATATTTTGTGCATGGTTTTTCAACAATAATCCACATTAATGTAGTGCCTTTAACtctaatgaaatgtcccaaggtgcctcACAGGGGTATATCAAATAAAGTATAACAACAAGCCATGCAAAGCAACATTTGGTCAGATGACCTTGGGGAAAGAAGCaagttttaaggagtatcttaaaggaagaaagatgtagggagacatttgacaaggtgcacaTAGAAAGTTTGTTGATTAAGACAATATTATGAAAGTGGCAGTACGAATAGGAGGTTGAATAAAGCATAGAAAACAAAGAATATGGTTGACGTGCTTTTTGAACTGTAAGGATATAAACAGCTGTGCTCCTCAAGGATCGATGTCAGCATCATTGCTTTTCTCAATTGACCTGAATCCAGGTATAGAAGACACTttgtggagtttaatccagacaaatgcgaggtgatacagcttggaggatcaaatttaggtatgaattatactgtaaatggcagaaccctttggaacattaacatacagtggggTCTGGGcacgcaggtccacagttccctaaaagtggcaacacaggtggccaaggtgattaagaaggcatacggcatacttTCCTTCATCAGCTGCCATTGGTTCACCTACActgtggcactcagccaaatctttgttcactgcagcgggaccaaagAAGCCTgcgggtgtgaatggccagaagatTCTGGCCATTATCTGCAGGAAATGAAGATCTAGTACTTACAAGTAATATTTTCCTTTAGTTTTCACATTGATgtgaagtttgcaagaaataaaAACAAGAGAATTTTtagaaaataaagtaaagcaattaAGCCAGACTTCTCCATCACTAAGGTAACCAAACAGGCACAAAGTAATTTACAACCTAACTAATAATGTGTATAATTTTATATTACTTCATTGCTTTGGTACATTATGCTCTTAAACTGGGATTCAGATTTTCTTTACAACTTTATTAACCTGTCCTCCTGCCTTTAACTTTCTCagtctctctgcttctctgctcTTTTTGAAGTTTTGTTATTTAACATGCATTCCCTCTCCATAACTTTGCTTTCAAAATGTATCATGGCACATCTTCACTGCTTGAAATTACATCCAATATGACAGCGGGGCataaatggctggaaaattcctggCAATGTATCATTACAGCAGAGTAGAAAAGCTTTAGCTTTGCCTCCATATGCTATCACTGTACAGCCAGACTGATTGGTAAGATTCCAGGTTGGATTTTTGACTGTTTTTCCTCTTTCTGTGTTAGTGTTGCAGGTGCAGTGCAAGAAAACAGCTGGACAAGAACATCACATTCCATAAACTGGTAGCCTATATGATTGCCTTGCAAACAGGTAGGCTCTTGTGGGCAAAGTGGCATTCTTCCAACACCCTTGCACCCAGCCAATGTTTTTAGTTTTTGCATGTTTACAATTTCTTTGCTCACATAATTTTGTGGGAGGATGGGATTTTCTCCTCGGCTGAAACAGTGGCAGAGCCTCAAGCAGGGCATAACCTCTGGCTACTCCATGCTCCTATTCCAAGTCTTAGCTGATTTTACAGGGTCATTTGAATAATTTGGGGAGGTTCACATTGCCAAAAGTTTCATTGGGATTGCAGGGATGTTGCTGCAGTGATTGACACAGTGTAGGTGAACCAATGACTGATGTTGTgaatttaaaagcaaaattcaAACTTAATATTCCTGTCTTGTGATCAATTGTACTGGGAAAATTAATCATTTATTATAATTCACAACAACTCTGGACACCAGAATGTGCAACTTTGCTAATGTGCGGAGAACAGGAAATATTTTATATCGTCAGTCTAATTACAACAATGATGGCCAGAAATTTATGGCTTTATTGTAACACAATTCTTTCTATATGGCTCGACAAAGAAGCAATGTGAGCTTTTAATTCATCTGCAATTAGGGTTTCCTTTAAGCCTTGTTCTGAGGAAAAGAAGAGCAACCTGCATTTTGCTATCTAACATTGTGGTCATCTTGTTCCCTCAGCAATTCATATTGTGGCACATTTACTGAACTTCGAATGGTTCAACAACAGTCAACAGTCAAAAGAACAGACATTGGATGCTGTGCTGTCTCGTATTGGGGATAATACCAGCAAGTGGTTGAATCCTATTAGATCAGATCAGATGGTAAGAAGCACATACTTGTTAGTAGATAGCAATTTTTAACAGAACAAAAAATTATATGTATCTAACTCATCACCTTCTTGCCATATGCATCAATCTTTTTGCCCTCCAGGAACAGTCAATCCTTTTGAACCCATAATGTTGTCTCCTTCAAAGGCATTTCCTCATAATCTGCTTTGAAACACTATTATTTGAATGAAAGAAATCTTTAAAATTTCCTTTCCTATTCTTAACCATCTAATTTTAAACTTGTATTTTAATTTTTGGGACAGTCAACACTTTCACTGCATGAACATTGTTAATCTTGTTTATATCCAAAGAATTACAGAAATTGTGGATCAGATGGAGCCTGTTCAGCCCATTCTGTCTGTGCTATCACTATCTCCATTTCCATCCTGGAATTTAGTTATTCATGCTCTCCCATCCTCTTTCATTTCATATTTATGTTTCTAtaattcactttttaaaatcttgCATAGCTCAATACTGTAATTGATTCATGGTCAGCATTTTCTATAATTAGTATTAACTGCTGAATGACCATCTATTGGTAGTTTTAGTGCACACTACCTGTGCACTAAGCATGTACAATGTTAAGAGCTCTTCCCTGCATTATGCTACTTGAAGGCAGTGCGCTCACAATGACAGGACTTCAACGGTGCCTGAGGAGAGCTGGACTACTCAACAGCACCAAAAATAGGACAGTGATGTTAAAACTGTTTTATTATTAAGAACCCAATTACTGCAGTCCACCAGCAGCAATAATAAAGGCTACTTATTCTGACATAAAGCACTTCCAAGAATCAAGAATCACCCTACCCAGGAAGAGTTAAATCTAATAACATTCTGGTGATGAGTATCAGACCTAAGGATGGAAAAGTCAATTCCTTCACTTCCAAATACTAACAAGGTTTTAATGGTATTTTCATAAAtgccccctttttaaaaaaattttttaaacttcattcttaaagttaaaaagccaatgctcagagtgaacCGGGCAAACCCaattccattccttgcttgctccaaaaaacaaattcaattgaacccaattcacggtcccacaagggagacaaacaagatccataaATGCCCCTATTCGCTACATCAAATTACAAATCATAACACCTCTTAACCTCCTTAAGATTGGCTTCAGTACAGATCTCAAGCAGGTCAATAATCGGTTTTCTTGGCCTGCCAACTGCTGGAGAGAAGGCAAAAACAGAATATGGAACTGGGGGGAGATATAACTTCAGCAACATCAGAATCAACCAAGAGCCAATTTAAAAGAGTTAAAAGGGAATCTGTAAAATGGGAATTAAGTTTTAACAcataattcaattttaaaaagttttattttaGGTTAACGTTTACTTTCCGTTGCTAAAGGCAAACCTGTCCAATATGTAGAGGAATAATGCAGAGGCATCTGATAATCAGCAGTTAACATTTAACTGCGAGTGTTTACTGACAATGCAATTAACATTAGCTGAAAAACATTAATGTGAACATTCAGAAATCTAATCATTCATGTTTGCTTGTTCCACTTTGTATAATACTTGCTCGGTATACaagcaaaataaactttaaaattgtccCAAATACACAATTACAAAAATTATAAAGGAATTAGATCCCAAATCTAAGCTCCCAATAGTAAAAATGTCACTTTTAAATGTCAGTAATGTCATAAAAAGTCTTTATCATTTGGATTATGTGTGAAAATCTGGTTTAGTCAGAATCATTGCTTTTTGGTAAGTGTTGCTATCGGTAACACGTGTACATTTGCTTCTCAGACACCCACCTATGTTGCATTCACCTCTGTGGCTGGACTAACTGGAGTCATCATCACAATTGCGCTTATTATCATGATCACATCCTCGACAGACACCATTCGCAGATCGTACTTCGAGGTCTTCTGGTTTACACACCATCTCTTTGTCATATTTTTTGCAGGGCTTGTCATCCATGGAATTGGGtatgtaaaagttaaagttaaagggtatttattattcacaagcaggcttacattaacactgcaattcagttactgtgaaaactgtgAGCAATGTAATCCTGCTGTGTGGGATTATACCTTAATTAAAACAGTTGAGATTTCTGTGAAGAAAAattaacttacatttatatagcaagtTTTGATAGGCACCAGTAACTTTTTATCTAAAATAGACAAagtttgaaatcccagttacCCACAAAGAGAATAATGCCTTAAGATTCCAcagttttaaacaaacaaaataaactttactataaaAAGGCAGCAAAGTAGAACAACAAACAATATCCATCTTATACGGTAACATTCAGAATTAAGCATGAGGTAAATAgggattaacaggcaaactgtgatcAAACACACCATACTTCACACTAAATGACAAATGTGATCAAGACACATaccatggatttctcagcaacccacccagtTTTCAGTAACCACTGTGAGTCACAAAGTCTCAATaagactctgtctctgtcacaaGGGATTTCAACTCTTCACTTTTGAAAATCTAGCCTCTGACCTCCCTCAAAAGTCATTCTAACTTTAACTACCAAAACAACAGTTCATCTCCTCATGATTCAATCTGTCCTCCTGAGACTTAATTTCACAAAACTGCAATCCCGCCTCTAATTATTTTTAACTCTTTTTGCAGACTGCTAGCTTCACTGGCACTGTCTCTGGTTCTCTTTGAACTTTAGTCGCCCGGTTGCACCAAGCTATAAATGGCGACCAGGGCTCAGGGCAGCTCCCAGGGCTTCTCGATGAGCTACAATTGACTTGAAGCTCAAAGTCAAACCAAACCCCTCTCCCAGCAAACTCACAAATAAATTTAGACCAGAGAACCTTCTTAAGCTGCATCCATCTTCTTGGCAACATAGCCTTTAGGGTTCACTGAACATTCTTTAAACTAATTTTGCGCTAGCatccaaaacaaaacatctctCTGAGATACACTTCTTTGCAACTTCTGTAGACatcatgggccctattttaccattttgattctaagtgctgggcggacttgaaactgggagtgtttcagatccgacttttagacccgttctcaggagtCCCCATAcatactctgcctgaaaaaatatcagcaagtccgaaatacgctgcacaagcctgtgggtgtggcttaacacgcccaaaatcctgcaggtcCGATCGGCGtcaccaactgcgcatgcgcaggaaaaaaaatgatagaatgctgctcccctgtcacattcCTCGTGGGCcgaataatgcctcccccggccccccacagacattgccccatccccacaacattactggcccccttatccccccattctcccgccatccagaccgatcgcagacccctcccccttccccctcaccgatcccAGGCACAGTGATCCCGCCTccgccttcccctccccactgatctcaggcagagtggcagctgacccccctcctacccccaccaatctcaagcagagagccgtcaggcgttaggcacctacctcctcattaactggagcgccagaatcggacttctatggtgcatgtctgtttcgtgccaattctggatgggcgaatacggtggtaaaggggaaagtgccaGTAAAgatgggcgtgcagcccattaagccaatttaaatgcattcaaatgcatttaaatggccgtcgcgcccattttcgggccttggtacaGGGGAACTGGCGTGGAGGCGGGCATGGATCACGCTACTGGCCTCACGTCCGACTTCACCAatttttcgtgcccgaaaatgggcgcaacgtaatggtaaaatcgggccccatgtcTCCAGTTCTTCAGCGATGTAAGCCCACCTACTGTTTTATTGCTCTATCTTTTATATTTTGATTCTATTAAACATAGATGAGTAATCTTCTATACTACCATTTTCCTTTAGAGGTTCTGGCAATCGCTAAAGCCCAGCATTTTAGTTACCTTATCTTCACAACAACAGTCTTCCCAGAATTGGACATTACCTCAGAACTAGATATTCATCATAAGCACCTTTCATGGCCTTGGGATGCCTCAAGACAttctacagccaatgaagtacttttgatttGCAACCACAGTTGCAAAGTAGGAAAGGCAgctgccaatttgcgcacaggaaGGTccgacaaacagcaatgtgataatagccAGATAACAAACATGTTTTAGTAATGTTATTTTATCAGAGAGATATTCCATAGGACAAAGTGCCCAAAAGCAACTATTAATATTGGGTGCAGTTTCAATCTTTGGTTTGTACTGGGTTAGCAGTCCTTACTGAGGGTGGTGGTAGAGCACCACTCCTTGTGCAAAGGTATGAAAAGAGAGAGCAGCTGAGGTTGGCACGTCTGATCACCAGCACCTCCTACCAGATGAGTGCACATTTGATCATTTCAAGAAAACGGGATCAGACTTAGCTGGGGTGCTTCCTCCTCAGGTGTGTGCACAGCATCCCACACTAGAGCAAAGTTACAAGTGGATTGCAGACTGTTGGCACTGCAGCCCAGTAAGCATTCTCTGGAAAGATGGCAAATGAGTGAGAAAGAGGGTGAAATTCAGGAAAGATATGTGGAGACTTTGAGTTCATGTAATTCAGGTGTCCCAAGCACTTAAATGAAACATGAGTCAAAAATCTCCCTGGGCCCTGTCAAGTAACTTGTTGTTCACCCAGGTCCCCACATGCAGAGATCCCATCTCAATTTAAAATCAAGGCCAAAGCATTGTGAATGTCAGTGAATGAAGACATTTATCACACCTATAACTGTGTTCAACATCAATTTGGCAGGAATTATCATTTCAAATGGTACTTTAGTAttatattaagaagtctcacaacaccaggttaaagtccaacaggtttatttggaattacttacctgatgaaggagcagcgctccaaaagctcgtgattccaaataaacctgttggactttaacctagtgttgtgagacttcttactgtgcccaccccagtccaacgtcggcatctccacatcatagtactATATTAAATAGCAATCCAAAAAATCACCATAAATGTATCTTGAAAAGTCACTCTTGTAAAGATAGCTTCATCtggagcttttaaaaaaaatctcaaaaaGGAAGTTAAGTTTTGTGTGTAATTCTAATTTTACTTGCTGACTTGCCTGGTTCTCTGATAACCATCTGTCTCACTTACCCTTTAAATGAAATATGCCTTTTTTTTCTCTTAGCCGTATTGTTCGACATCAAACTACTGACAGCATGAAGGTACATGAATACAATTTCTGTCATAATCGCACAGAGGATTGGGGGAAAATCCCTGAATGCCCAATTCCTTCGTTTGAGGGAGGAGATCCTATGGTGAGTATTTTTGTAATGAattcctcactctctcctgctccTCTTGGTCTCTCCAGATCACGCTCATTTCACATGTGAGAAAATAGATTGGAGAACTAATGGCATCCACCCACTTGGCTGAATATGGCAGCAGCTAAAAGCTACAAAGTTACTTTCAATGATTATTATTTATTTCTCGTCCTGTGGGAAAGCTGTTGATCTGCTATGTCGGGAAGGACACTAAACGAGCTAATTGTGATAAGATATACAGGTTCGAAAGCTGTCCTTTTGTGTTAAGTGTGCTTTAATAACACGGTGAAAACAGAGTGTGATACTCGAAGGGCTGGAATTTACAGCCTCCTGGGGGCAGGTTGGCAGATTGAAGAGGAGGGGCAGAAATTGAGGGGACTATGCCATGAGCACCGTTCCCAGCATCTAGCTGCCTGCACCACTGCGATTTTACCTTCAGCAGAGGGTGGACATGTGCAGCGGTCTGCCCACTCATGAGCCAATTGAGGCCATTAAGTCGTCAACTAATGGCAACTTAGAGATCTCCTGCCACTGCTGGAATTTAATCCAAGGTGGGAAACAGTGCAGCATTCACTGCTTGGTCTGGTGGCTGGTGCCCCTGTGCCCATCAGAGGCCCATAAAAGACATTCCTACCCTTACATATCCCTCCCCGCCACCCTATttacctttcccccctcaccagGAGCTACCAGCCTGGCCCCAGTGATACAGCTCCATGTATCCTACTTGCCTTTGCATCCGATATCATTGCTGTCACCAGTGAGGACTGGCTGTAGTCCttgcagtggccaccactcccagtgACATGGCTGAGAGCTTTTGGAGGCAGGGTTTCCTCCCCAATGGGGGTCAGAAATTCTCATCTTAAGCCAATTAACAGACCAACACCCAGGaaacccactccccctccccataaAATCTAGCCCCATATTATGTATAACTAATTTTCTGATAACTTCAGCACTCCAGTGACAATAATTTCATTAACAAGAAGAAAATGCATTTGGTGATGAGTCATTCTCACCTTTTAAGATAGGTGTCTTTGCTGCATTGTACTGAGCCATCTGTCCTCACTTATCTTTAACTACATGGGTAAGTGGCGGCACAGtgacgcagtgattagcactgctgtctcacagcaccagggacccgggttcgattcccgccttgggtcactgtctgtgtggagtttgcacattcttcccgtgtctgtgtgcgtttcctccgggtgctccggttccctcccacagtccaaaagatgtgctggttagatggattggccatgctaaaatacgccctcagtgtacccaaacaggtggcggagtgtggcaactcggggattttcacagtaacttcattgaagtgttaatgtaagccttacttgtggcaataataaataaacttttaaaaaactcacTGTAAAAAGCAAGAACATCTAAAAAGTTATATCATTGTGTTGTTCTGTTCCAGACCTGGAAGTGGGTGCTTGGGCCGATGATACTCTATGTCTGTGAGAGATTAATACGACTGTATCGAGCCCAGCAGAGGGTTGTCGTCACCAAGGTAGAAAATACTAGGTTGATACAAGATACTATGACAAGAGGGTGCAGTCATACGTGATCCCCATTAATCATTCTTACAAACTATGTCCATAATATTTGGAGTTAAACATGGTTAAGTGATTAATCACTGTGTTTAGTTTCCACGCATTCTTTCAAAGAAGAATAAAAATGTATGTTTccctttatttattttcttttctctttaggAACTTTATATGTATTCCTCTTGAatctgtgcaatgttggtcttaaGCCAGCTCGAGTGTGTTGATCAgttttctctctcactgtgcaGCGAAGGACATTTCAAGCAGTTTTAGAGCCATTTTTTGAACAACCTCAAGGAGTACCTTTCAGGATCATTGGTTGAACAATTTAAGatgtggaaatactcagcagtcagAGCTTGTTCTGGCTTGTCTAAATAGGTTTAGACATCCAGATCAAAATCAGGTACTGGAGCCTTAAAACTCTGTGCATTGCCAATGGCCACTATGGCTATCCAATAAAAAGGCTCCAACCAATTTAGCGGTGTCTGGACACCTGTACAAATTGGTTCTACACTGCTGAAGTGGCCAGCAAATCAATGTTATTTAGGCCCCATAGTGGCTtggagcttttcctcacatccagaTTTATTCTAAGTGTTCAATGTCAACATCCTCACCTTGATGAATGATATTCGCAGGAATTACATTAAAATCAAGAGTGTGTTTGAAATCATTGTAACTTTTGTTCCAGGTTGTCATTCATCCATCGAAGGTCCTTGAGTTGCAGATGCAGAAGAGGGGTTTTAAGTCAGAAGTTGGACAATACATTTTCATCAACTGTCCATCCATCTCACAGCTGGAGtggcatcccttcactctgacctCTGCCCCGGAAGAGGATTACTTCAGTGTTCACATTCGATCAGTTGGTGATTGGACAGAAGGCATGTTTCAAGCATTTGGAGAGAATGAAGATGAGGCAATGAACCAATTACAACCAAGGTAGACTAAGGATAAACACACAGAAAATGCATTCATCTTATGCTGAtagaacttaagaacataagaactaggagcaggagtaggccacctggcccctcgagcctactccgccattcaataaaatcatggctgatctattcgtggactcagctccacttacccgcccactcaccgtaatcctcaattcctttactgttcaaatttatctatccttgccttaaaaacattcaatgaggtagcctcaactgcttcactgggcagggaattccacagattcacaaccctttgggtgaagaagttcctcctcaactcagtcctaaatctgctcccccttattttgaggccatgcccccggttctagtttcacctgccagtggaagcaactccctgcttctatcttatctattccctccataatcttatatgcttctataagatctcccctcattcttctggattccaatgagtatagttgcagtctactctgtctctcctcataagccaaacctctcaactccgaaatcaaccgagaaaatgtcctctgcaccccttctagtgccagtatatctcaagtaaggagactaaaactgtacacagtactccaggtgtggcctcaccagcactttatactgctgcaacataaccttgctgtttttaaattccatccctctagcaatgaaggacaaaattccatttgccttcttaattacctgctgcaaaccaactttttgtgattcatgcacaaggacacccaggtccctctgcacagcagcatgctgcaattttttgccatttaaataatagtccattttgctgttattcctaccaaaatggatgacctcacatttaccaacattgtactccatctgataTCCAGCAGGGGTTATGATACAATGCCAATTACACTTGTCGTGATTTTGTTAATTTTTTCAGACAAATCCTGTGAGGGAAACTATACTTTTGGATTTTTCTGTATGTTTTTGTAAGTTAGCACCTGTGATGGTGACCTTTGGTTGGTGGGGAATTGTAAGATTTAAAGTACAGAATGTACAATGTTAATGCATTAGGTCCTGCCTCAGAGCAAGTGTGGAAGCCTGTTGGGAGATATTAACAGACCACACAGGTCAGTTCAAGAGGCCGAAGAAACAGCAGCCCATGGTGAGCAGTGGTTGCTCAGAAGAGTCTGGAGCTGAAGGAGGTAGCAGGAAGTTGCTGGCTTTGTGCTGCTGGGGAGAATGGGATTAAGAGAA
The nucleotide sequence above comes from Mustelus asterias chromosome 4, sMusAst1.hap1.1, whole genome shotgun sequence. Encoded proteins:
- the LOC144492383 gene encoding NADPH oxidase 2-like; the protein is MSNWVINHGLSALVIVVWLGINIFLFVYYYMHYEYNPKFQYTRAIIGSALAWARAPAASLNFNCLLILLPVCRNLLTFLRGSCSCCRCSARKQLDKNITFHKLVAYMIALQTAIHIVAHLLNFEWFNNSQQSKEQTLDAVLSRIGDNTSKWLNPIRSDQMTPTYVAFTSVAGLTGVIITIALIIMITSSTDTIRRSYFEVFWFTHHLFVIFFAGLVIHGIGRIVRHQTTDSMKVHEYNFCHNRTEDWGKIPECPIPSFEGGDPMTWKWVLGPMILYVCERLIRLYRAQQRVVVTKVVIHPSKVLELQMQKRGFKSEVGQYIFINCPSISQLEWHPFTLTSAPEEDYFSVHIRSVGDWTEGMFQAFGENEDEAMNQLQPRISVDGPFGTASEDVFQYEVSVLVGAGIGVTPFASILKSIWYKYEKADAGLLTKKIYFFWICRETQAFEWFADLLRSLENQMEQLGKHDFLSYKLYLTGWDSTQATHVKVHIDEETDVVTGLKQKTHYGRPNWDKEFQMIAQTHPKATIGVFLCGPQPLAKVLEQCSNKYSEVNPLGVHFHFNKENF